In the genome of Pseudopipra pipra isolate bDixPip1 chromosome 4, bDixPip1.hap1, whole genome shotgun sequence, one region contains:
- the LOC135413768 gene encoding uncharacterized protein LOC135413768, with product MESKGTDIVQSACQPSGTLFQICVNSEPDLLLGFLDSLDPEMFLRCADSESTCLENLEKEIFGKTNSISTSISPPLGSPSAKLEAINELIRFDHVYTKPLILEIPVEASNQNNMLVKIEKESLSSSEDKELHLKMLDPEVPASEKEEPVDSFMPELGISHLLSSHPSLEASNYLLDACNDSGYEGSPLPFSDVSSPLGTDHVWENSFASELFSQLISV from the exons ATGGAAAGTAAAGGCACTGACATAGTACAG TCTGCCTGCCAGCCCTCAGGTACCCTTTTCCAGATTTGTGTCAACTCTGAGCCTGATCTCCTGTTGGGCTTTCTGGACAGTCTGGACCCAGAGATGTTTCTCAGATGTGCTGATTCAGAGTCAACGTGCCTGGAAAACCTGGAGAAAGAGATCTTCGGAAAAACAAATTCCATATCAACCTCCATCTCTCCTCCTTTGGGGTCCCCATCAGCTAAGCTGGAGGCCATTAATGAATTGATAAGGTTTGATCATGTATATACAAAGCCCCTAATACTGGAGATTCCTGTTGAAGCAAGCAACCAAAACAATATGCTAGTGAAAATTGAGAAAGAATCTCTCTCTTCATCTGAAGACAAGGAGCTTCATCTGAAGATGCTGGACCCTGAGGTCCCAGCATCTGAGAAGGAAGAACCTGTAGACAGCTTCATGCCTGAACTGGGCATttctcatttgctttcttctcatCCTAGCCTTGAAGCCTCAAACTACTTGTTGGATGCCTGTAATGACTCTGGGTATGAAGGATCCCCGTTGCCCTTCAGTGACGTGTCCTCTCCACTTGGCACTGACCATGTGTGGGAGAATAGCTTTGCTAGTGAACTCTTTTCCCAGCTGATCAGTGTTTAA